From Chaetodon trifascialis isolate fChaTrf1 chromosome 1, fChaTrf1.hap1, whole genome shotgun sequence, one genomic window encodes:
- the LOC139332462 gene encoding growth arrest-specific protein 1: MKCWCSALALLPWVLVALDAQLICWQALLRCHDEPECDLAYSQYLAACEGNIRGTRRQCPSHCINALIRLNHTRSGPDLETCDCAQDLECLSAKRTIEPCLPRRHPSDAGGIGCMEARQRCEEDSNCHTSLTAYLSYCGQLFNGRKCSSKCKATIQQMLFIPNGMLLNRCVCDGVERPFCEVVKENMSKLCSIGDHSVISDQPDVDDMYEDEDYEPKNDREEVYSDPSSASQRSSSSVVLLFLPLARILF, encoded by the coding sequence ATGAAATGTTGGTGCAGCGCCCTGGCACTTCTCCCATGGGTGCTGGTGGCCTTAGATGCCCAGCTAATCTGCTGGCAAGCGCTCCTTCGGTGCCACGACGAGCCCGAGTGCGACCTAGCATATAGTCAATATTTGGCAGCTTGTGAGGGAAACATCAGAGGGACGCGGAGGCAGTGTCCGAGCCACTGCATCAACGCGCTGATAAGGCTCAACCACACCCGCAGCGGGCCAGACCTGGAGACCTGCGACTGCGCCCAGGACCTGGAGTGCCTTAGCGCCAAGCGAACCATAGAGCCGTGCCTCCCTCGCAGACACCCGAGCGACGCCGGGGGGATAGGGTGCATGGAGGCCCGGCAGCGCTGCGAGGAAGACAGTAACTGCCACACCTCCCTCACGGCTTACTTGTCATACTGCGGGCAGCTGTTCAACGGCAGGAAGTGCTCCTCCAAGTGTAAAGCCACCATTCAGCAGATGCTGTTCATCCCAAATGGCATGCTGCTGAACCGCTGTGTTTGCGATGGGGTGGAGAGGCCTTTCTGTGAAGTGGTCAAGGAGAACATGAGCAAGCTCTGCTCCATAGGAGACCACAGTGTTATTTCAGACCAGCCTGATGTGGATGACATGTATGAGGATGAAGACTATGAGCCTaaaaatgacagagaggaggtgtaCAGCGacccctcctctgcttctcagAGGTCGTCCAGCAGCGTGGTGCTCCTGTTCCTTCCTCTAGCACGGATACTGTTCTGA